A window of Hippoglossus stenolepis isolate QCI-W04-F060 chromosome 18, HSTE1.2, whole genome shotgun sequence contains these coding sequences:
- the cplane1 gene encoding ciliogenesis and planar polarity effector 1: MELKLEVVLSTSIKRKKPWPRFCWLGQEKESVFLLDDKRISEINMVSGRTKKRTPKLHPLLNSVVTMASSRSGVWLCGILVSGELFLWNRDKDLLKTAAAAPEVVQVITSGQGNTPRFSLQVSRDGMRVLLVAITGHVFLWECVDVRDLTGVRDGTVKGRWAHIKPLEDTVLPSLLDKEACQHSIFVKTEAVGDACLSALVFTSGKKLIITCLKIQWEEGNMRVGSVGYSIQWATKTYPMSHLTPTCQPVKSRGAMVPAFSPDGQLLAIVLNQRHPKATQVLYVSTQNFVSVSSSLGGCGMKTLEIPSKYIRSYWVGSVSWSPSSLFLACVLKRGSLLVLARLGGLLSLTSSGCNVDFGPAHFLPLHPLVTYRPPVSAGSVEANMSSSSLSVRDILRQRYSVTWHPRLLYLIVSDGYMATVMRVLDRPSPAMLLKSLLKDTSRDLEKASLKLEQSKIHVRAWLESVSCLNLDSSLEALSPIVTRGPNSADSVFSGPTGGSTLPLFLQDQGTLSGTKGLFEKVQTFLDDDSDFDGPPAGSHMENVGRLEFASMFDTLHAHDTQTDTLLTTGPNYEKDFAEPERKTPLLHRELGKIRTKLLTAWAFGLSLGNEVEHRACLLKHTLLCVVRFAALVHLISSSTDHTGKKNTSVSTRLLHLIKTLLSFLPWDSTHSNGPCCQGLVVELSKRLIRLLLTPHPESYQTGHCQPSSQLLSTVLHILQLVSDSLDHTYSLQQKTVWSSAKKESVAQSQQLWPSDVYHVPLLQDEKKKKLTSLDQGCPVPQRPSSRLFGVWQWVYKVTQKYLEELKNYEGCDGWEEEQQQLTFLTSQIQAALQATGAKLEQGPALMSYPGEHLFLCGLYPKSAEAWRSQICDESNKICDRRVFQEERLCLALLYSLLSQYRLREAQELGDHMARLILHRAGHQKDNRKSKTADSFPCTWLPVDLHSDAAFAVVQSLGRVMASYFANQPLHILPPHNVAVLPPLHLPHGPSVGRLVPLCQEEVATAVRRQHLSEVWTVDYAQDLLLLGGLLPEAVWLASHLGDWKTAVSLSLAYTSYCTDHCDFARLRRRELHLPTDMEAESIFQAELESLLGNKPDSQGHRDKEYDKSLTDPLEGEDWDLLLVSMQEILRASVMAGVNVMSSPLSSLLDTAKDLCSCLPLLVPSGLYLPSPPLYCPQPSPNTQDPIGTAGQFAEVASRHKVSAVLQRLLLLLRSARCCQPAAQWYITHLRRARHLLHKIKKKYSYPAATEEEKAFPEGLMKFVTRSGFFRLGPNKDGHLDSDTIQTIICFRELCGLCWMLHVRDQLSISCRKYQAARQHCRDKQIPGDSDVRSSCAEALRWARRFLPFSRYLNAEEILQDVLLSLVSELPPVSLVADTLVQAFPGEEESVRVPLREKYNSLLQRLRQCNVLEGERDEANELMMVLIQDKHRQRRKHLGRLRRHLAPPELHLWEKEEEEEDRGNKHGMAMMRQLSLGTSLSTSTLTDCGFPPVCSDGDTAENTSEAISPEQHCRAMSRDKKVHKVRDRENAVKIESAIQEETQVDGTKGNEKSPLPVVGTWEFELEDEEYLNFLELFISYELEKDVADGGDPGSELPLLKSFSSKLRERELHSLTFDVLTTIHRRQRDGHHPGRKPWSSDPPVFRAGCCYKPIKQGPTPEPQSSAVWNEASISRASLSVSSLPGPRTGKMKGLFGLRKQSSVHLAQRKNRGHCGSESSPIKSTFPIGQPSESLMFASPTSVEAVTELQQGLVPKLEAQFPELGRLLEWMVRWADRRVLLHHRRKKKERGGGVGGPADEGVVIRVKASAPAVLTSLSLLEWRYTALFGTERYSTHIQVPETQWTVAPVVQPAVDGNPERESSIDTGYPGSANTPITGPDHNLQQGELSISSCTDEPEELTRHRKPLSNDQDQQTFHAQRAQSSSQQPYLDDLDFASEKEGKSSGSERLEMSSLEICENICTLETSLKLADLDSENTEDTFTSTSLSVQAPLHPEPQALPPVQPKASVHTDVTDTVGGLFPDTPVDPPNLQPQSSMAGAPTPVSAAPDQPLSNQPPQMRQRLGEDLFRLVQNINYMSMMEVLGASFSSLELAQQNSSLAQSSMNSSHPNVPSSHVTNFIPQPNVLPVQTSVSVAPQTQASVPPSGSNYPHPSQTTACMFADQAAVQSSGKTSRPDRQHQIPRNLSSTTGGAGVNDQEMHPLSVLVGSPEIQFKQSRSLILSSKGLLVTADIRQAVPSTPVALPSNVSLQNDPAPQVLKLLQARCPPLHQERAPHYPPAQESQTRHTENPAFLESHQPQRKHSYQAASERAEEKRTGSSVLRRQLSFNNSQDPPPCSSEPRIQMSEGSRGQEFPLLPPPFPAQTPARMQDPRLLHLQPSAPSNITFPKLPMPVLSRPSTVMSAPMGGIPVTKLLHIQPGPKMMSPMAAPSTQMTSLISREDLTSSVIRRQNVEEVQQRLLRVDPPNESTRAAPTSPSSNSSKRQRRREEKTCGERKTAVTFKPNESIIPMQTPADEPVKPVIEEPAVSEITPGHSFAIPLGSFDSLLTGQTLLDKAESTSAELHAFASTCKKPPECHDAFTNTEPACPPTLVDKSVSASVTTSSPESQGSQNLHLVQNIEENRKKPERVQDVHRHQFISVLDLEDNALHHNLPWCLSPGTQDVPSVRPSSPTSAQLHVLATSVIRSHAAAAAASDPQPSITITDNLLKPNTHPDTPEDSQLHSHESSPERVTLQDTADPSDSQICQAIKTLSVGPHRASFSPPTVLFSSRLSELDAQVASLQRIADNLEMDFSNSRMLVSTIENLTPGFGPNMKSPGAVKKNVRLSVPKEAWTPRLEVLTEPNAYEEEEEEERQDDQYVHHSDSFRHFTPSHSQRAGPSYAHTPRKVKDPSPEASGISHVWEEENLGQTGLSDTAEMLEELVREGYLSRTDLDLSTSQPAHHSSRPERRDNSWVSPSSVFPDDERRELRIWMKGKQRERLAVYQKHRESLRERELDPFPVPGKVKSTNRNQVTVWKTREEKEKFMLMEQYNQRTLEACSLARGFPASPPVLRSSSQPEGPPLPAPSQSTSAPLFGSTHRVYRTSSNDKRNLKSPSGPSQPLARPWTAEGQGRPTGDHSRRLGLHRPVTSLPRDRLSQVTRRGMVTDTKSHMKRHMANQIEDHQVGYERKMQFNKRPSGGTAVGRGIQREQTKTEDEEMKRREESNTVLTRLSDEQDDGAAAGASEMDWLDNLSDSAGSCLSKIDWAAIERMVAADGD, encoded by the exons atggagctgaagctggaggtTGTTCTGTCGACCAGCATCAAACGGAAGAAACCATGGCCCAGATTCTGCTGGCTCGgtcag GAGAAGGAGTCTGTGTTCCTGTTAGATGACAAACGGATCAGTGAGATCAACATGGTCTCCGGTCGCACGAAGAAGAGGACCCCGAAACTCCATCCTTTGCTCAACAGTGTGGTGACAATGGCCTCATCCCGCAGCG GTGTGTGGCTTTGTGGGATTTTGGTCTCGGGAGAACTCTTTCTGTGGAACAGGGATAAGGACTTGTTGAAGACTGCTGCAGCTGCCCCAGAAGTAGTTCAAGTCATTACTTCTGGTCAAG gaaaTACCCCACGGTTTTCTCTTCAGGTTTCAAGGGATGGAATGCGTGTGCTTCTGGTAGCCATAACCGGACACGTCTTCCTGTGGGAGTGTGTGGATGTCAGGGATTTGACAGGAGTTCGAGATGGCACAGTCAAGGGACGTTGGGCCCATATCAAGCCCCTTGAGGATACCGTTCTGCCTTCTCTACTTGACAAAGAAGCATGCCAACACTCAATATTTGTAAAGACAGAA GCTGTGGGTGATGCCTGCTTATCAGCCCTTGTTTTCACATCCGGGAAGAAGCTTATAATCACCTGTTTGAAAATTCAGTGGGAGGAAGGCAACATGAGAGTGGG TTCTGTGGGATATAGCATACAGTGGGCCACCAAGACATACCCCATGTCTCATCTCACCCCAACCTGCCAACCAGTCAAGTCTAGAGGGGCCATGGTGCCAGCCTTCTCCCCAGATGGCCAACTGTTAGCCATCGTCCTGAACCAGAGACATCCAAAG GCTACACAGGTCCTGTATGTGAGCACACAGAATTTTGTCTCAGTATCAAGCAGCCTTGGAGGATGTGGAATGAAGACGTTAGAGATTCCCTCCAAATACATAAG GTCGTACTGGGTGGGCAGTGTGAGCTGGTCCCCCAGCAGCCTTTTCCTGGCATGTGTCCTCAAGAGGGGCTCCCTTCTTGTGTTGGCTCGGCTCGGGGGCCTTCTCAGTCTAACAAGCTCCGGTTGTAACGTGGACTTTGGGCCGGCGCACTTCCTACCACTGCATCCCCTCGTCACTTACCG gccACCAGTGTCTGCAGGGTCAGTGGAGGCCAATATGTCCAGTTCTAGCCTGTCGGTGCGGGACATTCTGAGGCAGCGATATTCCGTGACCTGGCATCCTCGGCTGTTGTATCTCATTGTGTCTGATGGCTACATGGCCACCGTAATGAGGGTACTCGACAGGCCTTCTCCTGCCATGTTGCTGAAATCACTTTTAAAGGACACCAGCAGGGATCTGGAAAAGGCCAGTCTGAAGCTGGAACAATCAAAG ATTCACGTGAGGGCATGGTTGGAGTCAGTATCTTGCCTAAATCTTGACAGCAGCCTTGAGGCACTCAGTCCCATTGTTACACGTGGTCCCAACTCTGCAGACTCTGTCTTCTCGGGACCCACAGGTGGATCCACTTTGCCACTTTTCCTGCAGGACCAAGGGACGTTGAGTGGAACCAAGGGGCTTTTTGAAAAAGTGCAG ACTTTCCTTGATGACGACTCTGATTTCGACGGACCTCCTGCTGGTTCTCACATGGAGAATGTCGGTCGTTTGGAGTTTGCCTCAATGTTTGACACTCTACATGCCCatgacacacaaactgacactcTACTTACTACTGGTCCAAATTATGAAAAGGACTTTGCTGAACCAGAGAGGAagactcctcttcttcatcgTGAACTCGGGAAAATTCGGACTAAGCTGCTAACAGCCTGGGCGTTTGGCCTGTCTCTAGGAAATGAGGTGGAACATAGAGCGTGTCTGCTGAAGCATACCCTCCTTTGTGTGGTGCGATTTGCTGCTTTGGTCCATTTGATCTCCAGCTCCACGGACCACACAGGAAAAAAGAATACCTCAGTCTCTACCCGGCTCCTCCATCTTATCAAAACCCTGTTATCTTTTCTTCCCTGGGATAGCACTCACTCAAATGGGCCATGCTGCCAGGGCCTGGTGGTAGAGCTCAGTAAACGACTGATACGCCTCCTGCTGACTCCTCACCCTGAGTCCTACCAGACCGGTCACTGTCAGCCATCATCTCAACTTCTGTCCACCGTCCTGCACATTTTGCAGCTGGTCTCGGATTCTCTTGACCACACATACAGCCTGCAGCAAAAAACTGTGTGGTCCTCTGCAAAGAAGGAATCTGTTGCCCAGTCACAACAGCTCTGGCCTTCAGATGTTTACCATGTACCTCTGCTACAggatgagaagaaaaagaaactcacCTCGCTGGATCAGGGATGTCCTGTTCCCCAGCGACCATCTAGCAG attGTTCGGAGTGTGGCAGTGGGTGTACAAGGTCACCCAGAAGTATCTGGAAGAACTGAAGAACTATGAAGGCTGCGACGgctgggaggaggagcagcagcagttgacTTTCCTCACGTCCCAGATTCAAGCAGCCCTGCAGGCCACAGGAGCAAAGCTCGAGCAGGGCCCTGCACTGATGAGTTACCCAG GTGAACATCTTTTCCTGTGTGGCTTGTATCCAAAGAGTGCCGAGGCCTGGCGGTCACAAATTTGTGACGAGAGTAACAAAA TTTGTGATCGCAGGGTCTTCCAGGAGGAACGGCTCTGTCTGGCACTCCTCTACAGTCTTCTGTCCCAGTACCGTCTAAGGGAAGCCCAAGAGTTGGGCGACCACATGGCACGTCTCATCCTGCACAGGGCTGGACATCAGAAGGACAACAGAAAATCCAAAACAG CAGATTCTTTTCCTTGCACGTGGCTCCCAGTCGATCTTCACAGTGATGCAGCCTTTGCAGTGGTTCAGAGTCTGGGGAGAGTCATGGCCTCTTACTTCGCCAACCAACCCCTCCACATCCTGCCCCCTCACAATGTGGCCGTCTTGCCTCCTCTACATTTACCTCATG GCCCAAGTGTTGGGCGCTTGGTGCCTCTATGCCAAGAGGAGGTGGCAACAGCAGTTCGACGACAGCATCTGTCAGAGGTGTGGACAGTGGACTACGCCCAGGACCTGCTCCTTCTCGGGGGTCTGCTGCCTGAGGCTGTGTGGTTGGCTTCCCACCTCGGGGACTGGAAGACAGCGGTTTCTCTGAGTCTGGCTTACACAAGCTACTGCACTGACCACTGCGACTTTGCTCG GCTGAGAAGGAGAGAGCTCCACCTCCCAACAGATATGGAAGCAGAAAGCATTTTTCAGGCTGAGTTGGAGAGTCTTCTTGGGAATAAGCCGGACTCCCAGGGGCACAGGGACAAGGAATATGACAAGAGCTTGACAG ACCCTTTGGAAGGAGAGGACTGGGATTTATTACTAGTTTCCATGCAGGAGATTCTGAGAGCATCAGTCATGGCTGGAGTGAATGTTATGTCCTCACCCTTGTCTTCCTTGCTGGACACAGCCAAAGACTTGTGTTCCTGTTTACCTCTGTTGGTGCCCAGTGGACTGTATCTCCCCTCCCCACCTCTTTATTGCCCTCAGCCTTCCCCGAACACACAG GACCCGATAGGAACAGCAGGGCAGTTTGCAGAGGTTGCATCACGTCACAAGGTGTCTGCGGTTCTCCAAAGATTGCTTTTACTTCTGAGATCTGCCCGTTGTTGCCAACCTGCTGCCCAGTGGTACATCACCCATCTGCGCCGGGCCAGACACCTACTACACAAG ATCAAAAAGAAGTACTCATATCCAGCAGCTACTGAAGAAGAGAAAGCTTTCCCAGAAGGGCTGATGAAGTTTGTCACGCGCAGTGGATTCTTCAGACTGGGCCCTAACAAAGATGGTCATTTGGACTCTGACACGATCCAAACTATTA TCTGTTTCAGGGAGCTGTGTGGTTTATGCTGGATGTTGCATGTCAGGGACCAACTCTCCATTTCCTGCAGGAAGTATCAGGCTGCCAGGCAGCATTGCAGAGATAAACAG ATCCCTGGTGATTCAGATGTGAGATCTAGCTGCGCTGAAGCTCTCCGCTGGGCCCGTCGCTTTCTGCCTTTCTCTCGCTACCTCAATGCTGAAGAAATTCTCCAGGACGTACTGCTCAGCCTCGTGTCTGAACTGCCTCCGGTCTCTTTG GTTGCAGACACGCTGGTACAAGCCTTCCCGGGGGAGGAAGAGTCTGTCAGAGTCCCGCTGAGAGAAAAGTATAACTCACTGCTACAGAGACTGAGGCAATGCAATGTCCTTG AAGGTGAAAGGGATGAGGCAAATGAGTTGATGATGGTTCTGATTCAGGACAAACacaggcagaggagaaaacatcttGGGCGTTTGCGGAGGCACCTGGCTCCCCCTGAGCTCCACCTgtgggagaaggaggaggaagaggaggacaggggAAACAAACATGGGATGGCAATGATGAGGCAACTCTCACTGGGTACAAGTCTGAGCACCAGCACTTTAACCGACTGCGGGTTTCCCCCAGTGTGCAGTGATGGAGACACAGCAGAGAACACATCTGAGGCCATCTCCCCTGAACAGCATTGCCGAGCCATGTCCAG ggacaaaaaagtacataaagtaagagacagagaaaatgcTGTTAAGATTGAAAGCGCCATTCAGGAGGAGACTCAAGTAGACGGTACCAAGGGGAATGAGAAGTCCCCCTTACCAGTGGTTGGCACCTGGGAGTTTGAGTTGGAAGACGAAGAATATTTGAACTTCCTGGAGCTCTTCATCAGCTACGAGCTAGAGAAGGATGTGGCTGATGGAGGGGACCCGGGCAGTGAACTTCCTTTGCTGAAGAGCTTCTCCTCcaagctgagggagagagagttgCACTCGCTCACTTTTGATGTGCTCACAACGATACATCGGCGTCAAAGAGACGGGCACCATCCAGGGAGGAAACCTTGGAGCAGCGACCCTCCAGTGTTCAGAGCTGGGTGCTGCTACAAGCCCATTAAGCAAGGCCCGACACCTGAACCTCAATCGTCCGCCGTCTGGAATGAAGCCTCCATATCCAGAGCCAGTCTTTCAGTCAGTTCTCTTCCTGGGCCGAGAACTGGCAAGATGAAAGGTTTGTTTGGCCTCCGAAAGCAAAGCAGTGTGCATTTAGCCCAAAGGAAGAATAGGGGTCACTGTGGTTCTGAATCTAGCCCTATTAAAAGTACCTTTCCCATTGGGCAGCCATCAGAGAGCTTGATGTTTGCCTCCCCAACTTCAGTGGAAGCTGTGACTGAACTGCAGCAGGGCCTGGTCCCTAAATTAGAGGCTCAGTTTCCAGAGCTGGGCCGGCTGCTGGAGTGGATGGTGCGCTGGGCTGATAGGAGGGTGCTTCTTCATCatagaagaaagaagaaagagaggggaggaggggtcGGAGGACCAGCTGACGAAGGAGTAGTGATTCGTGTCAAAGCCTCAGCGCCTGCTGTCCTCACCTCCCTCAGCTTACTAGAGTGGAGGTACACGGCTCTATTTGGGACGGAGCGCTACAGCACCCACATCCAAGTTCCAGAAACACAGTGGACTGTGGCCCCTGTGGTGCAACCTGCGGTGGACGGGAacccggagagagagagcagtatTGATACAGGCTACCCCGGATCTGCCAACACTCCCATCACTGGTCCGGATCACAATCTACAGCAAGGGGAACTCTCCAT cagctcttgCACAGATGAACCAGAGGAACTGACACGTCACAGGAAGCCTCTTTCTAATGACCAGGACCAACAGACCTTTCATGCTCAGCGGGCACAGTCCAGTTCACAACAACCATATCTCGATGACTTAGATTTTGCATCTGAAAAAGAAG gTAAAAGTAGTGGCAGTGAGCGGTTGGAGATGTCATCCCttgaaatctgtgaaaacatctgcacacTTGAAACG AGTTTGAAGCTTGCAGACTTGGactcagaaaacactgaagataCGTTCACTTCCACCTCTCT AAGTGTACAAGCTCCCCTACACCCAGAGCCCCAAGCTCTTCCTCCTGTGCAGCCCAAGGCCTCGGTTCACACAGATGTCACGGATACAGTTGGTGGGCTGTTCCCCGATACACCTGTAGATCCTCCCAACCTTCAGCCACAAAGCTCCATGGCTGGTGCACCCACTCCTGTTTCTGCAGCACCCGATCAGCCATTATCCAATCAGCCCCCACAGATGAGACAGCGACTGGGTGAAGACTTATTTAGATTAGTTCAG AATATCAACTACATGAGCATGATGGAGGTTTTGGGAGCTTCCTTTTCCAGCCTGGAACTTGCCCAGCAGAACTCTTCTTTGGCTCAGTCTAGCATGAACTCCTCACACCCTAATGTGCCATCATCCCATGTAACCAACTTCATCCCTCAACCAAATGTCTTACCTGTTCAAACCTCAGTTTCTGTGGCACCCCAGACACAGGCAAGTGTGCCACCTTCAGGATCCAACTATCCTCACCCCAGTCAGACCACCGCATGTATGTTTGCAGACCAGGCTGCTGTACAAAGTTCAGGGAAAACCTCTCGACCAGATCGCCAGCATCAAATCCCCAGGAATCTATCCTCCACTACTGGTGGAGCAGGTGTAAATGATCAG gAAATGCATCCACTCTCTGTCCTCGTGGGGTCCCCAGAAATCCAGTTTAAACAGAGTAGGAGTTTGATCCTGTCCTCCAAGGGGCTTCTGGTCACTGCTGACATTAGACAGGCTGTTCCCAGTACTCCTGTGGCACTGCCTTCTAATGTTAGCCTACAAAACGACCCTGCTCCCCAGGTCTTGAAGTTACTACAGGCTCGGTGTCCGCCATTGCATCAGGAGAGAGCCCCACACTATCCTCCAGCCCAAGAGTCCCAGACGCGACACACTGAAAACCCTGCATTTCTCGAATCCCATCAGCCCCAGCGCAAACACAGTTACCAAGCCGCCTCAGAGAgggcagaagaaaaaagaacCGGATCTTCAGTTCTAAGAAGACAACTCAGTTTTAATAATTCACAGGATCCACctccctgcagctctgaacCCCGGATCCAGATGTCAGAGGGTTCCAGGGGGCAGGAGTTCCCAttacttcctcctccttttccagCTCAGACACCTGCTCGAATGCAGGACCCTCGCCTGCTGCATCTTCAGCCTAGTGCACCCAGCAACATCACGTTCCCTAAACTACCCATGCCAGTTTTATCCAGGCCCTCTACTGTCATGTCAGCTCCAATGGGAGGAATACCTGTGACCAAGCTTTTACATATACAGCCTGGACCAAAAATG ATGTCGCCCATGGCAGCTCCTTCCACACAAATGACCTCCCTCATCTCCAGGGAGGATTTGACAAGTTCAGTGATCAGGAGGCAGAATGTGGAAGAGGTTCAACAGCGGTTGCTCAGAGTAGACCCACCTAATGAGAGCACCAGAGCAGCTCCGACTTCTCCCAGCTCAAACTCCAGCAAAAG gcagaggaggagagaggaaaagacgTGCGGGGAAAGAAAAACGGCGGTCACATTTAAACCAAATGAGTCCATCATCCCTATGCAGACG CCAGCAGATGAGCCTGTAAAGCCTGTAATTGAAGAGCCTGCAGTATCAGAGATCACTCCTGGACACAGCTTTGCGATTCCTCTCG GATCCTTTGACTCTCTGCTGACTGGTCAGACATTGTTGGACAAGGCTGAGTCCACTTCAGCTGAGCTACACGCTTTTGCTTCCACGTGTAAAAAACCTCCAGAGTGTCATGATGCGTTCACCAACACAGAGCCAG CTTGTCCTCCCACGCTTGTGGATAAAtctgtgtctgcctctgtcACCACTAGTAGCCCTGAAT CACAAGGTTCACAGAATCTTCATCTTGTTCAAAACATAGAGGAGAACCGAAAGAAACCAGAGAGGGTACAG GACGTGCACCGCCACCAGTTCATAAGTGTCTTGGATCTGGAAGACAATGCCCTGCACCACAATTTGCCGTGGTGTCTCAGCCCAGGAACACAGGATGTTCCTTCCGTACGCCCTTCATCACCAACTTCTGCTCAGCTTCATGTTCTTGCAACTTCTGTTATTAGgagtcatgctgctgctgctgctgcttctgatCCTCAACCATCAATCACAATCACAGACAATCTGCTCAAACCCAACACTCATCCAG ATACCCCTGAGGATTCTCAGTTACACAGTCACGAGTCCAGTCCAGAGAGAGTGACTCTACAAGACACGGCAGATCCCTCTGACTCTCAGATCTGTCAGGCCATTAAGACGCTGAGTGTCGGACCTCACAGAGCTTCCTTCTCACCTCCTACAGTCCTGTTCTCCTCTCGCCTGTCAGAGCTGGATGCTCAGGTGGCTTCACTGCAGAGAATTGCAGACAATCTGGAGATGGACTTCTCCAACTCCAGGATG CTTGTGAGCACCATCGAAAATCTCACCCCTGGCTTTGGTCCTAATATGAAGAGTCCCGGGGCAGTGAAGAAAAACGTCAGACTGTCCGTCCCAAAGGAAG CATGGACGCCACGATTAGAGGTTTTAACTGAACCAAACGCCtacgaagaggaagaggaagaggaacgtCAGGACGACCAATATGTGCATCACAGTGACTCCTTCCGTCATTTCACTCCTTCTCACAGTCAAAGAGCCGGTCCTTCCTACGCTCACACCCCTCGAA AAGTAAAAGATCCCTCTCCTGAAGCATCTGGAATATCCCATGT ATGGGAAGAGGAGAATCTGGGTCAGACTGGGCTATCGGATACAGCGGAAATGTTAGAGGAGCTGGTTAGGGAAGGGTATTTATCCCGAACTGACCTGGATTTGTCCACTTCACAGCCTGCACACCACAGCAG CAGGCCGGAGCGGCGGGACAACAGCTGGGTGTCGCCGAGTAGCGTCTTCCCAGAtgacgagaggagagagctgAGGATCTGGATGAaagggaaacagagggaaaggcTTGCTGTttatcaaaaacacagagaaagtctgagggagagggagctAGACCCTTTTCCTGTCCCTGGAAAAGTG AAATCCACAAACAGAAATCAAGTGACCGTTTGGAAAActagagaggaaaaagaaaa GTTCATGCTGATGGAGCAATACAACCAGAGGACCCTTGAAGCTTGTTCTTTGGCCAGGGGCTTCCCCGCCTCCCCTCCAGTCCTACGCAGTTCTTCCCAGCCTGAAGGTCCTCCGCTGCCCGCCCCCTCACAGTCCACATCCGCTCCTCTTTTCGGAAGCACTCACAG ggtTTACAGGACATCTTCCAATGACAAAAGAAATCTTAAATCCCCGTCAGGACCATCTCAGCCCCTCGCTCGTCCATGGACTGCTGAGGGGCAGGGACGACCTACGGGGGATCACAGCAGGAGACTGGGACTACATAGACCAG TTACCTCTTTGCCAAGGGACCGTCTGTCTCAGGTGACCAGACGTGGCATGGTCACCGACACAAAGAGCcacatgaaaagacacatggcCAACCAGATTGAGGATCATCAAGTTGGATATGAGAGAAAGATGCAGTTCAACAAAAGGCCCTCAGGAGGGACTGCTGTTGGAAGAGGAATCCAGAGGGAGCAGACGAAGACAGAAGACGAAGAAATGAAGAGGCGAGAGGAGTCCAACACA GTTTTGACCAGGCTGTCGGATGAGCAGGATGATGGAGCCGCAGCTGGTGCGTCAGAGATGGACTGGCTGGACAACCTGTCTGACAGCGCCGGCAGCTGCCTCAGCAAAATCGACTGGGCTGCTATCGAGAGGATGGTGGCTGCAGACGGAGACTGA